A part of Cannabis sativa cultivar Pink pepper isolate KNU-18-1 chromosome 6, ASM2916894v1, whole genome shotgun sequence genomic DNA contains:
- the LOC115725269 gene encoding 14-3-3-like protein 16R: protein MAVTREDNVYMAKLAEQAERYDEMADFMKKLVAGDLDVGELTVEERNLFSVAYKNMVGARRASWRIVSSIEQKEETRGNAEHVSTIKEYRSKIENELASICGDILDLLEKKLVPSATAAESKVFYLKMKGDYHRYLAEFQNGSDRKEAAENTLSAYKAAQDIATTELPPTHPIRLGLALNFSVFYYEILNSPDRACTLAKQAFDDAIAELDTLGEESYKDSTLIMQLLRDNLTLWTSDMQDEGTDEIKEAAKPEGEQ from the exons ATGGCGGTCACACGCGAAGACAATGTTTACATGGCCAAACTCGCTGAACAGGCCGAGCGTTACGACGAGATGGCTGATTTCATGAAAAAGCTCGTCGCTGGAGATCTCGATGTTGGTGAGCTCACAGTCGAGGAGAGAAACCTTTTCTCCGTTGCTTACAAGAATATGGTCGGAGCTCGCCGTGCCTCGTGGCGGATCGTCTCTTCCATTGAGCAGAAGGAGGAGACACGCGGTAATGCCGAACACGTCTCCACCATCAAGGAATATAGGTCCAAGATCGAGAACGAACTCGCCTCCATATGCGGGGATATTCTCGATCTGCTTGAGAAAAAGCTCGTACCTTCCGCCACTGCCGCTGAATCTAAGGTCTTTTACCTGAAAATGAAGGGTGATTATCACAGGTACCTTGCTGAATTCCAAAATGGTTCCGATCGGAAGGAGGCTGCCGAAAATACCCTTTCTGCCTACAAGGCTGCTCAG GACATTGCAACCACTGAGCTTCCCCCAACTCATCCCATCCGCCTTGGATTGGCACTCAACTTCTCTGTATTTTACTATGAGATCTTGAATTCTCCCGATCGGGCTTGCACTCTTGCAAAGCAG GCTTTTGACGATGCAATAGCCGAGCTGGATACTCTAGGAGAGGAATCCTACAAGGATAGCACTTTGATAATGCAACTTCTCCGTGATAATCTCACTTTGTGGACCTCAGACATGCAG GATGAGGGCACAGATGAGATAAAAGAAGCAGCTAAGCCAGAGGGTGAGCAGTAG
- the LOC115695414 gene encoding uncharacterized protein LOC115695414 isoform X2: MCKIPIFVLYDGKWDETTKKFVDNKCTGIVIEKNINYTELLEKLYSVLELNPTQSKIVLKIDTSIPVPCSSPYMDLSNDNDIQFFLSLNEKDNNRCPLYVSIVGPEYSKKNPPPSVSSGGSNNRFSRIPLKEKQNIEQEAESKSKVVLGDRCGGNGSSNGNKSFVKDGNVGNGVKRFEDIKVGDLFWDKDTLKKKIYLIGMVGNFKIRIVRSTAKILEVGCLDEQCMWKVYAGRLSITEFFEVRTYDNVHTCDLDAVRGKYTGLSGKRNKKPRILLFDDEDIVRKCGKCGKPGHNRRNCYHDFDNSSGEETE, translated from the exons ATGTGTAAGATCCCAATTTTTGTTTTGTATGATGGGAAATGGGATGAAACCACAAAGAAGTTTGTTGATAACAAGTGCACAGGAATAGTAATTGAGAAGAATATTAACTACACTGAGTTGCTTGAGAAATTGTATAGTGTTTTAGAGTTGAATCCCACTCAAAGCAAAATAGTTTTGAAGATTGATACATCAATCCCAGTACCATGTTCTTCTCCATACATGGATCTTTCGAATGATAATGATATTCAGTTCTTCTTGTCCTTGAACGAAAAGGATAACAATCGTTGTCCCTTGTATGTCAGCATTGTTGGTCCagaatattctaaaaaaaaccCACCACCATCTGTTTCTTCGGGCGGAAGCAACAATCGCTTTTCGAGGATTCCtttaaaggaaaagcaaaataTTGAACAAGAAGCAGAATCTAAGAGCAAGGTTGTGTTGGGAGATAGGTGTGGTGGTAATGGTTCAAGTAATGGTAACAAGTCTTTTGTTAAAGATGGAAATGTAGGGAATGGAGTCAAAAGATTTGAAGATATTAAGGTGGGTGACTTGTTTTGGGACAAAGATACATTGAAGAAGAAGATATATCTTATTGGTATGGTAGGGAATTTTAAGATTAGAATTGTGAGGTCTACTGCTAAGATACTAGAAGTTGGGTGTTTGGATGAGCAATGTATGTGGAAAGTTTATGCAGGAAGGTTAAGCATTACTGAGTTTTTTGAGGTGAGAACTTATGATAATGTGCATACTTGTGATTTGGATGCTGTAAGAGGAAAATATACAGGATTGTCTGGTAAGAGAAACAAAAAGCCAAGGATTCTTCTTTTTGATGATGAAGATATCGTGAGGAAGTGTGGCAAATGTGGGAAACCTGGTCATAATCGCCGAAATT GTTATCACGATTTTGATAATTCTAGTGGGGAAGAGACAGAGTAG
- the LOC115695414 gene encoding uncharacterized protein LOC115695414 isoform X1 — MCKIPIFVLYDGKWDETTKKFVDNKCTGIVIEKNINYTELLEKLYSVLELNPTQSKIVLKIDTSIPVPCSSPYMDLSNDNDIQFFLSLNEKDNNRCPLYVSIVGPEYSKKNPPPSVSSGGSNNRFSRIPLKEKQNIEQEAESKSKVVLGDRCGGNGSSNGNKSFVKDGNVGNGVKRFEDIKVGDLFWDKDTLKKKIYLIGMVGNFKIRIVRSTAKILEVGCLDEQCMWKVYAGRLSITEFFEVRTYDNVHTCDLDAVRGKYTGLSGKRNKKPRILLFDDEDIVRKCGKCGKPGHNRRNCKLLFVILNFDSHFTLLLSFIRNSLPFTTHFDLT, encoded by the coding sequence ATGTGTAAGATCCCAATTTTTGTTTTGTATGATGGGAAATGGGATGAAACCACAAAGAAGTTTGTTGATAACAAGTGCACAGGAATAGTAATTGAGAAGAATATTAACTACACTGAGTTGCTTGAGAAATTGTATAGTGTTTTAGAGTTGAATCCCACTCAAAGCAAAATAGTTTTGAAGATTGATACATCAATCCCAGTACCATGTTCTTCTCCATACATGGATCTTTCGAATGATAATGATATTCAGTTCTTCTTGTCCTTGAACGAAAAGGATAACAATCGTTGTCCCTTGTATGTCAGCATTGTTGGTCCagaatattctaaaaaaaaccCACCACCATCTGTTTCTTCGGGCGGAAGCAACAATCGCTTTTCGAGGATTCCtttaaaggaaaagcaaaataTTGAACAAGAAGCAGAATCTAAGAGCAAGGTTGTGTTGGGAGATAGGTGTGGTGGTAATGGTTCAAGTAATGGTAACAAGTCTTTTGTTAAAGATGGAAATGTAGGGAATGGAGTCAAAAGATTTGAAGATATTAAGGTGGGTGACTTGTTTTGGGACAAAGATACATTGAAGAAGAAGATATATCTTATTGGTATGGTAGGGAATTTTAAGATTAGAATTGTGAGGTCTACTGCTAAGATACTAGAAGTTGGGTGTTTGGATGAGCAATGTATGTGGAAAGTTTATGCAGGAAGGTTAAGCATTACTGAGTTTTTTGAGGTGAGAACTTATGATAATGTGCATACTTGTGATTTGGATGCTGTAAGAGGAAAATATACAGGATTGTCTGGTAAGAGAAACAAAAAGCCAAGGATTCTTCTTTTTGATGATGAAGATATCGTGAGGAAGTGTGGCAAATGTGGGAAACCTGGTCATAATCGCCGAAATTGTAAGCTTCTATTTGTTATTCTTAACTTTGATTCACATTTTACATTGTTGTTGTCATTTATTAGAAACTCCTTACCCTTTACCACACACTTTGATCTAACATAG
- the LOC133039351 gene encoding uncharacterized protein LOC133039351: METIMCVIQYGGYWTDDNNYQDYTMTGLLIPTKCSLKELVELVKNEINCNTPIEMNYQLSPGSLPMKIISDNSLLFYIELRKKQLGVSDSPLCITRIEQHAMQLNPQQFTDTGTVTQNTDVQQLILQITNQPSFQGIEYEDEASETNNQFLSMSNIFQVADNVADFIIEKTEEHKKKRNEEEKEIITDHRVFKIEEGQIYKDKKMLKCALCFYAILHNFQFKTKRSEPREYLVTCIDDNCNWLLRASKFKNTTTFKVRKYIQDHKCSLDVIMGDHRQANSNIIGEIVKKKFLDIKRIHRPKDIVMDTLYDYGVSMGYQKAWRAREKALELARGRQDDSYQQLPMYLHMLKVSNPGTITHLETDTKNRFKYLFLAFANSIRGWKHCRPVIVTDGTFLKTSFGGTLFSASTMDANNNIFILAFGIGDSENDDSWDWFFNKIRETFGDREV, from the exons ATGGAAACAATCATGTGTGTTATTCAATATGGAGGATATTGGACAGATGACAATAACTACCAAGACTACACAATGACTGGACTGCTAATACCAACAAAATGTTCTCTGAAAGAATTAGTTGAATTGGTAAAGAATGAGATCAACTGCAACACACCAATTGAAATGAACTACCAGCTAAGCCCCGGTTCATTACCAATGAAGATCATAAGTGACAACTCACTATTGTTTTACATTGAACTAAGAAAGAAGCAGCTTGGAGTGAGCGACTCTCCACTTTGCATCACAAGAATTGAACAGCATGCAATGCAACTAAATCCACAACAATTCACTGACACTGGAACAGTAACACAAAACACCGATGTTCAACAACTGATTTTACAAATTACAAACCAGCCATCATTTCAAGGCATAGAATATGAAGATGAGGCATCCGAAACAAATAACCAGTTCCTATCAATGTCAAACATATTTCAGGTAGCTGACAATGTTGCTGATTTTATAATTGAGAAAACAGAAGAACACAAGAAGAAAAGGAATGAAGAAGAGAAGGAGATTATAACAGATCATAGggttttcaaaattgaagaagGACAAATTTACAAAGATAAAAAGATGCTGAAATGTGCACTATGCTTTTATGCTATATTGCACAACTTTCAATTTAAAACAAAGAGATCGGAACCAAGGGAGTACCTGGTTACATGTATTGATGATAACTGTAACTGGTTACTTAGAGcatcaaaattcaagaataCAACAACATTCAAAGTGAGGAAGTATATCCAGGATCACAAATGCTCATTGGATGTAATCATGGGAGACCACAGACAAGCAAATAGCAATATCATTGgagaaatagtaaaaaaaaaattcctagaTATCAAAAGAATACATAGACCAAAAGACATTGTAATGGACACACTATATGATTATGGGGTGTCAATGGGATATCAAAAGGCATGGAGAGCAAGAGAAAAAGCATTAGAATTGGCAAGAGGGAGACAAGATGACTCTTATCAACAGCTACCAATGTACTTACACATGCTGAAAGTATCAAATCCAGGAACAATCACACACTTggaaacagatacaaaaaatcgTTTCAAATACTTGTTTCTAGCATTCGCAAATTCAATAAGAGGCTGGAAACATTGTAGACCAGTCATTGTCACAGATGGAACCTTCTTAAAAACATCATTTGGCGGGACTTTATTTTCAGCTTCTACAATGGATGCAAACAACAACATTTTCATATTGGCATTCGGAATAGGGGACTCAGAAAATGATGACTCTTGGGATTGGTTTTTCAACAAGATAAGAGAAACATTTGGTGATAGAGAAG Tttaa